The proteins below are encoded in one region of Arthrobacter sp. CJ23:
- the cls gene encoding cardiolipin synthase yields the protein MLFPFPLGLEWTWLLGVWAIGEIILRIVMLGVIPGNRRPTTAMAWLLAVFLIPSVGFILFLLFGNFRLSRRRREQQEEVNQRVRAGTSALADVASHYDGPEWVVSAGELNRRLGSLPMVDGNTVELIPGYEESIKAMTEAVRGAKEYVNAEFYIMSSDSVTDELLTELENAAVRGVAVRLLFDHIGTLRIKGYRRLVRRLKGSRIQWRRMLPLLPIHGQWRRPDLRNHRKILVIDGQVAFTGSQNLIEPSYNNPAHRRAGRKWVELMARMEGPIVATLNVVFATDWLSETDESLEYQLRLPASPAPGRVTAQVVPSGPGFVTENNLRLFNTLIYSAQHRISVCSPYFVPDDSLLYAITTAAQRGVDVELFVSEKGDQFLVHHAQRSYYEALLEAGVRIYLYRAPSVLHAKHFTIDDQVAVLGSSNMDMRSFSLNMEVSVMLLGAETVDLMRSVESGYREVSRELTLEDWLHRPMIAKYVDNVARLTATLQ from the coding sequence GTGCTTTTTCCGTTTCCGCTGGGACTGGAATGGACGTGGCTGCTGGGCGTCTGGGCCATCGGGGAAATCATCCTGCGCATCGTGATGCTGGGCGTCATTCCGGGGAACCGCCGGCCCACCACGGCCATGGCCTGGCTGCTGGCCGTCTTCCTGATCCCCTCGGTGGGTTTCATCCTCTTCCTGCTGTTCGGCAACTTCCGGCTCTCCCGCCGCCGCCGGGAACAGCAGGAGGAAGTCAACCAAAGGGTGCGGGCCGGCACCTCGGCGCTGGCCGACGTCGCAAGCCACTACGACGGCCCCGAATGGGTGGTCTCGGCCGGCGAACTGAACCGCCGGCTCGGCTCGCTGCCCATGGTGGACGGCAACACCGTGGAACTCATCCCCGGCTACGAGGAATCCATCAAGGCCATGACGGAGGCCGTCCGCGGCGCCAAGGAGTACGTCAACGCCGAGTTCTACATCATGAGCAGCGACTCCGTCACGGACGAGCTCCTCACCGAACTGGAGAACGCCGCCGTCCGCGGTGTCGCCGTCCGGCTCCTGTTCGACCACATCGGCACCCTGCGCATCAAGGGCTACCGCCGGCTGGTCCGGCGCCTCAAGGGCAGCCGCATCCAGTGGCGGAGGATGCTGCCGCTGCTGCCGATCCACGGCCAGTGGCGCCGCCCGGATCTGCGCAACCACCGCAAGATCCTGGTGATCGACGGCCAGGTGGCCTTCACGGGCTCGCAGAACCTGATCGAACCCTCCTACAACAACCCCGCGCACCGCCGGGCGGGACGCAAATGGGTGGAGCTCATGGCCCGCATGGAGGGCCCGATCGTGGCCACCCTCAACGTGGTCTTCGCGACCGACTGGCTGAGCGAAACCGACGAATCGCTCGAATACCAGCTGCGCCTGCCCGCCAGCCCCGCGCCGGGGCGCGTGACCGCCCAAGTGGTCCCCAGCGGCCCGGGATTCGTCACGGAAAACAACCTGAGGCTCTTCAATACCCTCATCTACTCGGCGCAGCACCGGATCTCCGTCTGCAGTCCCTACTTTGTGCCCGACGATTCCCTTCTCTATGCGATCACGACGGCGGCGCAGCGCGGCGTTGACGTGGAACTGTTCGTCTCGGAGAAGGGCGACCAGTTCCTGGTGCACCACGCCCAACGCTCCTACTACGAGGCACTGCTCGAGGCCGGCGTGCGCATCTACCTCTACCGGGCGCCGTCCGTGCTGCACGCGAAGCACTTCACCATCGACGACCAGGTGGCCGTGCTTGGCTCCAGCAACATGGACATGCGCTCGTTCTCGCTGAACATGGAGGTCTCGGTGATGCTGCTCGGCGCGGAGACCGTTGACCTGATGCGCTCCGTGGAATCCGGCTACCGGGAGGTGTCACGGGAACTGACGCTGGAGGACTGGCTGCACCGGCCCATGATCGCCAAGTACGTGGACAACGTGGCGCGGCTGACGGCGACCCTGCAGTAG
- a CDS encoding aminodeoxychorismate lyase: MTSPAPTVLVFLDPAFENGRIVDPSQPQLMATDLGATRGDGVFESLLAVEGRARKVQAHLNRLGTSAEALDLVIPAQDAWRRAIDTAITEFRSTHPAPTPAEDEVVVKLLVTRGVEGAAGSTCWVQASPSPAGSRRQRETGIDVVLLDRGFDTDAGERAPWLLLGAKTLSYAVNMAALRYAHKQGADDAIFTSTDGRVLEGPTSTVLLAHLETADDGTGSKTIRRLITPQLDSGILPGTSQGALFAAAKAAGWELGYGPLVPQDLFDADAVWLISSIRLIAPVNHINGREIGTVAMRKQLTAELNELFAGIE, from the coding sequence ATGACCTCTCCTGCCCCCACGGTCCTCGTCTTCCTGGACCCCGCCTTCGAAAACGGCCGCATCGTCGATCCCAGCCAGCCGCAGCTCATGGCCACCGACCTCGGTGCGACACGCGGCGATGGCGTGTTCGAGTCGCTTCTGGCCGTCGAGGGCCGCGCCCGCAAGGTGCAGGCACACCTAAACCGCCTGGGCACGTCCGCCGAGGCGCTGGACCTGGTCATCCCCGCGCAGGACGCCTGGCGCCGGGCCATCGATACCGCCATCACGGAGTTCCGCAGCACCCACCCGGCTCCCACACCCGCCGAGGACGAGGTGGTCGTCAAGCTCCTGGTCACCCGCGGCGTGGAAGGCGCAGCAGGGAGCACCTGCTGGGTGCAGGCTTCGCCGTCGCCCGCGGGCAGCCGCCGTCAGCGCGAGACAGGCATCGACGTCGTGCTCCTGGACCGCGGTTTCGACACCGACGCCGGCGAGCGCGCCCCCTGGCTGCTCCTCGGCGCCAAGACGCTCTCCTACGCCGTCAACATGGCCGCACTGCGGTACGCCCACAAGCAGGGCGCGGACGACGCCATCTTCACCTCCACGGACGGCCGCGTCCTGGAGGGCCCCACGTCGACCGTGCTCTTGGCGCACCTTGAAACCGCCGACGACGGCACCGGGAGCAAGACCATCCGGCGCCTCATCACGCCTCAGCTGGACAGCGGCATCCTTCCGGGCACCTCGCAGGGCGCGCTGTTCGCCGCGGCCAAGGCCGCCGGCTGGGAGCTCGGCTACGGCCCGCTGGTCCCGCAGGACCTGTTCGACGCCGACGCCGTCTGGCTGATCTCGAGCATCCGCCTGATCGCCCCGGTCAACCACATCAACGGCCGGGAAATCGGCACCGTGGCCATGCGCAAGCAGCTCACAGCCGAACTCAACGAGCTGTTCGCCGGGATAGAGTAA
- a CDS encoding GMC oxidoreductase, whose product MDHVFFLSEGEWKTVREEEQFDHIVIGSGFCGYAFAERTLTVNPQARILIIERGPFFLPQHFQNLPLPYRETLGGLSETFPWTLAAATATQPAGKISWQHGMVPFYGGRSIMWSAWCPRPEEDEMRGWPRAVMDAAKAHFTTAEDLLNVIPADQIDAGVSPDVVDLINNTRPVYGIMQKALQERLAAGLHEIDSATRSMPAPLAAASGANSGIDFAKFSTPAVLLELSDRQQVLASQGKGSPLRVVTDCTVKSVIQQDGRATALDTSRGVVNIGGANLVLAMGTLPPATLVLNSFPQVPGAGEHFSAHFITSVVARVPRKDYDFSEALGELELAAIYMAGKSPAGMQYHVQLSVLSDRKPAANAQKSERYAPDVVATASMAQLLSSEDYLVFVCAVLGELDESNTENHLRLSGGADTTTNVTLQVLANATDDATWDTMDEGTFQMLERVLSPGGAGQVEYWHGDPNNGSWASDRPGIPERRVPGLVHESSSLPIGEEEDAVVGIDYRLNGVGNVFVSGGSLWPTGGSWNPTMTMVALAQDLAEKLEADGGKGVAP is encoded by the coding sequence ATGGACCATGTGTTTTTCCTGAGCGAAGGGGAATGGAAAACCGTTCGCGAGGAAGAACAGTTCGACCATATCGTGATCGGCAGCGGGTTCTGCGGCTACGCCTTCGCCGAGCGGACCCTGACCGTCAACCCGCAAGCTCGGATCCTCATCATCGAGCGCGGCCCGTTCTTCCTGCCGCAGCATTTCCAGAACCTTCCCCTGCCGTACCGGGAGACGCTCGGCGGGCTATCGGAAACGTTCCCCTGGACCCTGGCCGCCGCCACCGCCACCCAGCCGGCCGGCAAGATCTCCTGGCAGCACGGCATGGTCCCGTTCTACGGCGGCCGCTCCATCATGTGGAGCGCCTGGTGCCCCCGACCGGAGGAAGACGAGATGCGGGGCTGGCCGCGCGCCGTCATGGACGCCGCCAAGGCACACTTCACCACGGCGGAGGACCTGCTCAACGTCATCCCGGCCGACCAGATCGACGCCGGGGTGTCCCCCGACGTCGTCGATCTCATCAACAACACCCGCCCGGTGTACGGGATCATGCAGAAGGCCCTCCAGGAACGGCTCGCGGCCGGCCTGCATGAGATCGACTCCGCCACCCGTTCCATGCCGGCACCGCTGGCCGCCGCCTCCGGCGCCAATTCGGGCATCGACTTCGCGAAGTTCTCGACGCCGGCGGTGCTGCTCGAGCTTTCGGACAGGCAGCAGGTCCTTGCCTCGCAGGGCAAAGGTTCGCCGCTGCGCGTTGTCACGGACTGCACCGTGAAGTCCGTGATCCAGCAGGACGGCCGGGCCACGGCCCTGGATACGAGCCGCGGTGTGGTGAACATCGGCGGGGCCAACCTGGTCCTGGCCATGGGCACGCTTCCCCCGGCCACACTGGTGCTCAATTCCTTCCCCCAGGTCCCGGGAGCCGGCGAACACTTCAGTGCCCACTTCATCACGTCGGTGGTGGCCCGGGTCCCGCGTAAGGACTACGACTTCAGCGAGGCCCTCGGCGAGCTGGAACTGGCGGCCATCTACATGGCAGGCAAGAGCCCGGCCGGCATGCAGTACCACGTGCAGCTCTCCGTCCTCTCGGACCGGAAACCGGCCGCAAATGCCCAGAAGTCCGAGCGCTACGCCCCCGACGTCGTCGCCACCGCGTCCATGGCACAGCTGCTGTCCTCGGAGGACTACCTGGTGTTTGTCTGTGCGGTGCTCGGCGAACTGGACGAATCGAATACGGAGAACCACCTGCGCCTCTCCGGCGGCGCGGACACCACCACCAATGTGACCCTGCAGGTGCTGGCCAACGCCACCGACGACGCCACCTGGGACACCATGGACGAAGGCACCTTCCAGATGCTGGAGCGCGTGCTTTCCCCGGGCGGAGCGGGCCAGGTGGAGTACTGGCACGGCGACCCGAACAACGGAAGCTGGGCCTCCGACCGTCCGGGGATCCCCGAACGCCGCGTCCCGGGCCTGGTCCATGAAAGCTCGAGCCTGCCCATCGGCGAAGAAGAAGACGCCGTAGTCGGGATCGACTACCGGCTCAACGGCGTCGGGAACGTCTTTGTCTCCGGGGGCTCCCTCTGGCCCACCGGCGGCTCCTGGAACCCCACCATGACCATGGTGGCCCTGGCCCAGGACCTTGCCGAAAAGCTGGAGGCCGACGGCGGCAAGGGAGTCGCGCCGTGA
- a CDS encoding PAS domain-containing protein: MTAAAALDPAVLPTVPPMTVADVLDKQDGVYWVVKDANSVFPWVNQNFADLVGMSKAELVGHQDSRAEHVAHDKEVMASGKPLLNFHETIEVPLKDGGMVNVDIVTQKGLLRSLDTGAIIGITVCFSLADPPSE, from the coding sequence GTGACCGCCGCCGCGGCGCTGGATCCGGCCGTCCTGCCGACGGTGCCGCCGATGACCGTGGCCGACGTGCTGGACAAACAGGACGGCGTCTACTGGGTGGTGAAGGACGCGAATTCCGTGTTCCCGTGGGTCAACCAGAACTTCGCCGACCTGGTGGGCATGAGCAAGGCGGAGCTGGTCGGCCACCAGGACTCGCGCGCGGAACACGTGGCGCACGACAAGGAAGTCATGGCCAGCGGAAAGCCGCTGCTCAACTTCCACGAAACCATCGAGGTGCCCCTCAAGGACGGCGGCATGGTGAACGTGGACATCGTGACGCAAAAAGGTCTCCTGCGGTCCCTGGACACCGGCGCGATCATCGGGATCACCGTGTGCTTCTCGCTGGCGGATCCTCCCAGTGAGTGA
- a CDS encoding cupin domain-containing protein — protein MSDIGASAGDADPGELDAKDWIKRLDMSPSGVGGWFAPAMVSDENIAGSALPPRFGGGDHSLYSSNWYLLEAGEVLQLHTLKQDELWFFHLGTPIRLHVFSQEDGYSETGFGPDPEAGQILHGAAPHSTWFGAELAGPGFALVSCSLSPGYESADSAKPTEEEIGALVSEFPGQAELIRRLAGG, from the coding sequence GTGAGTGACATCGGGGCAAGCGCAGGCGACGCGGACCCGGGCGAGCTGGACGCAAAGGACTGGATCAAGCGGCTGGACATGTCGCCGTCGGGGGTTGGCGGCTGGTTCGCCCCGGCGATGGTGAGCGATGAGAACATAGCCGGTTCGGCGCTGCCTCCGCGGTTCGGCGGCGGCGACCATTCGCTCTACAGCTCCAACTGGTACCTGCTCGAAGCCGGTGAGGTGCTGCAGCTGCACACGCTGAAGCAGGACGAGCTGTGGTTCTTCCATCTGGGCACGCCCATCCGGCTTCACGTCTTCTCGCAGGAGGACGGGTACTCGGAAACGGGGTTCGGCCCGGACCCGGAGGCCGGCCAGATCCTGCACGGGGCTGCGCCGCATTCCACCTGGTTCGGCGCCGAACTGGCAGGACCCGGGTTCGCGCTGGTCAGTTGCAGCCTCTCGCCGGGCTATGAGTCGGCGGATTCGGCGAAGCCGACGGAGGAGGAGATCGGGGCGCTCGTGAGCGAGTTCCCCGGGCAGGCGGAGCTGATCCGGCGGCTGGCGGGCGGGTAG